In Paludibaculum fermentans, the genomic stretch GCTTACGATCCAGCCGCCGGCGCGCTCTACCTGCTCTCCCACTACCAAGTGCTGCGGCTGAATCTGGCGACTGGAGCCCTGGAGCCTTACGCCGGCACGGGTGTGAGCACTTACAGCAAGGCGCAGGGACCCGCTCTGTCGCTGCCACTGTACCAGCCTGTCAGCCTGGCCGTGGACGGATCAGGAAACCTCTACATCGCCGACGGCAACCAGGTAAGGAAAGTGGACGGCGCCACCCGGGTGATTTCGAGCTTTGCCGGCGCTTCGGGGCTGTACTGCGGCGGAGTGTATCCACAAATGCTCACCGCTGGTGACGGTGGACCGGCGGCCAACGCCGGCTTCTGTGCTGTGAGTTCGCTGGCCTACGATGGAGCCGGCAGCCTGTATATCTCGGACCTCTACAGGATCAGGAAGGTGGACCTGAACACCGGCATCATCACGGCGTTCGCGGGAGCGGGCTACATTTCCGGCGCCTGGAACGTGCTGCGCACCGACATCTACTTCCAGGGGATACCGAGACCGATTGCCGCGGATAGCACCGGTGGGGTCTATTTCCTGGACCGGACCTGGATGCCTTCCTGCCAGGCGGGCGTCTACCGGATCGACCCGGCCACCAGCAAGAGCAGTTGTTACGTGAGCGCGTTGAAGTTCGTACCCGCGGCGCCGACCACTTTTGCGCTGGGCACCGATGGCTCCATCGCCCTATTCGGCAGCAATGTGGTGTTGCGCGCCAGCGGTCCGCAGGCCGATGTCGCCGGCATCGCGGGCCAGGAGGGCTCGCCCGGCTTGGGCGGCCAGAGCGGGCCGGCCTCAGAGGCCCTTTTCGGCGGTACCGCCACGCTGTCTCCCGGTCCTGGAGGCACGTTCTTCGTGGCCGACAGCGACAATGGGCGCATCCGGCAACTGTCGCCGGTCGCGGACGGCATGAAGGTGCATCACGTGGAAACGGCTCCGACGGGGCTGTGGATCACGGTGGATGGAGCGACTTATGCGGGCAGCCAGTCGTTTGTCTGGCAGGATGGCAGCACGCACACACTTACGGTGGAAGCAGCGCAGGAAGGATCCTCCACTGCCTATTCATTCAAAAGTTGGAGTGACGGAGGGGGCAGTTCTCACTCGATCACTGCCGCGAGCACCGCCACAACCTACACGGCCTCCTTCAAGACACGCTACCGCGTGGAGGGAAGCGCCATTCCAGCGGCATCCGGAACCGTGACACTGACCCCCGCCTCCATCGATGGTTATTACGATTCCGGGTCGAACGTGCGGTTCCAGGCCAATCCCGCCAGTGCCCAAGCCGCGTTTCAAAGCTGGGGCGGATCCCTGAGCGGTACCGCAAATCCGGTGTTGGCGACAGTCGTCGCGCCGTTGAGTGGAGTGGCGAGTTTTACCACCGCGACCACCGGTTACACGATCAGTGGAAATGCCGGCGTGGCGGGGGCGTCCATCACGCTGACCGGCAGCAAAAGCGCCACCACGCTGGCTGACGCGGCCGGCCGGTTCACATTCCAGAATCTGCCAGCAGGGGGGAGCTACACGGTCACTCCTTCATTAGCCAAGTACACCTTCACTCCGTCAATTTCGACGAGGACCAATCTCCAGAGCAACCAGACCGTTAACTTCACGGCTTTTTCGTCCGGAAGCCCGGTGCAGGCCTCGGCCATGGCCCGCTTGAATTGGAGCCTGAAGCTGAATGTGGATGGCACGTTATGGTCCTGGGGGGCCAACCTCGAAGGTGAACTGGGAGACGGGACCTTGCGGTCGCGCAGCCTGCCCGCACAGGTGAGCGGGCTTACTTCCGTCGTGACAGCGGCGACGGGGTCGAACCACGGCTTAGCTGCCAGGAGCGATGGCACGGCATGGGCGTGGGGCCTAAACAGCAGTGGTCAACTAGGGGACGGCAGCGTTCAACTCCGTCCCAGCCCGGTGCAAGTTACCGGCATCACCGGCGTCATCGGGTTGAGCGGCGGCGCCCGGCACAGTCTTGCGGTCAAGTCCGATGGCACGGTATGGGCTTGGGGCAGCAACACCTATGGGCAATTGGGCGATGGCGGCACGACAAACCGCACGGCTCCAGTGAAGGTTATAGGATTGTCGGGGATCGCAGCCGTTGCAGCGGGAGACTACTTCAGCCTGGCTTTGAAGAGCGATGGCTCCGTCTGGTCTTGGGGCTACAACAATAACGGGCAGTTGGGCGACGGCACGACAACGACGCGCCTGGCGCCAGTGCAGGTTCCCGGGCTATCGGAGATCCTGGCGCTGCGAGGAGGCAGTTCATCCGCATATGCCTTGAGATCCGATGGCAGCGTCTGGTCCTGGGGCGACAACAACTACGCCCAATTGGGGGACGCAATCGGAACCCAGAGGAGTTCTCCGGCGGTCGTGAGCGGGGTCTCCAGCGTTGTGGGCATAGGGGCCGGCAGCTACTCCTGTTTGGCGGTGAAGAGTGACGGAACTGTCTGGGCCTGGGGCATGAATGACTACGGTCAGTTGGGGATTGCGCCTACCAGCAATAGCCCAGTGCCGTTGCAGGTTGCCGGCGTCAGCGGTGCGGTCGCCGTGGCCGCCGGACTCGCTCACGGGCTGGCCCTGAGGTCTGACGGTTCCGTGATGGCTTGGGGTTATGGCGGTTACGGCGAGTTGGGCAATGGCGCCGCGATCCTGCAAGCCGTGCCGTTCGCATCGCCCCTGATCTCCAATGTGGCCCGCGTTGCACTTGGCAGCAGTCATGCAGCGGCGGCCAGGGCGGACGGCACTGTATGGACCTGGGGTGGAAATGAGTATGGTCAGCTCGGCGATGGTACGATGCTGCCCCACGCCGCCCCGGCGGCCGTCAGCGGCATCAGCGGGTTCAGCCACGTTGCCTCGGGCAATGCACACGTACTTGCGCTGAAGATTGACGGCACGGTTTGGGCGTGGGGTTATGGAGGCATGGGCGCGCTGGGCAACGGAGCCACGGCAAATGTCACTGCTCCCATTCAGGTGCAAGGAATAACAGGGGCGATTGCGATTGCCGCCGGGTATCACTTTAGCCTTGCGCTGAAGAGTGACGGGACGGTGTGGGCCTGGGGCTCGAATGGGGTGGGCCAACTCGGCGACGGCAGCACAACAGATAGAACCACGCCCATCCGGGTGAGCGGACTTTCCGGAATTGTGAGTATCGCCGCCGGCCTATCCCACGGGCTCGCGGCAAAGGGCGATGGAACGGTGTGGGCGTGGGGTAGCAACGATTACGCACAGCTTGGCGATGGCTCCACCACCGGACGGAAGCTGCCTGTTCAAGTCATGGGGCTGACAGGAATCAGCCGTGTCGCTTCGAGCTACTCCGCCAACTCTTCGTACGCCGTGAAGAGTGACGGCACTGTATGGGCTTGGGGTGATAACGCACTTGGGCAGTTGGGCAATGGAGCCTCTGGCGTGGGCGTGGCGACGCCGGTCCAGGTAGCCGGCCTAGCGGGCATCTCAGCCGTGGCGGCGGGCTCGTCTCATGTATTGGCGCTTAAGAGTTACGGAACCGTGTGGGCATGGGGGCACAACGCCCACGGCCAACTGGGAGACGGCACCACAACCGACAGGACCACACCCGCACAGATTGGCGGACTCTCCGGGATTGTGTCGGTTGCTGCCGGATCCGACCAGAGCGTGGCCGTGAAAGCGGATGGGACTCTCTGGGGCTGGGGGGCGACTGGCTATGGTCAACTCGGCACCGGAGTCTCGATGTTGAGGCCGACCCCCGGGCCGCTGACCGCGCCCCTGCCGATGGACTTGGCCATCGCAGTGACAGCCGGCGGGATGTTCAGTGTAGGGAGCCAGGTTACGTTCAACCTGGCTGTTACGAATTTCGGGGGCCTGCCTTCGACCGGAGCTGTGACGGTTTCGGACCAGTTGCCGGCGGGGCTCACCTACGTTTCGGCTACGGGCGCAGGGTGGACGTGTGGGGCGGCCGGCCAAGCGGTGACATGCACGAGCTCGAATCCCATCTTCCCGTCGATGACCAGCACAATCGTGGTTACCGTAAACGTGACCGGGGCGGCGCATCCTTCCACTTCCAATACAGCGAGCGTGGCGGTGGCGGGCGACGCAAACGCGGCGAACAACTCAGCAACGGTGGTGTTGACGGCGCCAATTACAGCGGCAGTCGGTGTCGCGCCATCCGCCGGCACGGGTGCGCAGCAGGTGTTCAAAGCGACCTTCACTGGCGCCAAGGGCTATCAAAGCCTGAAGTGGGTGCAGGTGCTGTTCGCAACGGCTCCGGACGGGGGCGGACAGCCCTTCTGTTTCCTGCACTACGATGTGACCGGGAACGGATTCTGGCTGTACTCCGACGTGCTGGGATTCTTCGTGGGGCCGATCGTCCCCGGCATGACCTCAGCGGTGCTGCAAGGCGCACATTGCGCGCTCAACACCGCTGGATCCTCAGCCGCTGGGAACGGCGCGACCCTGGAACTCAACCTCGCCGTTGTGTTCAAGGCGGCAGCGAACCGCAATGTTTACCTGCGGGCCTTCGACGCCGACAACTTCGACACCAACACGGTTCAGCGCGGGACGTGGACCCAGGCCGCGGCGCCGCTGGTCGTGCCGGTGGTGACACCCGGAAGCGGAGCCGGGTCCAATCCAACATTCAATCTACGGTTCCCTGACCCGCAGGGGTTCGGGGGAGCCGCGCTGGGCTGGGAGGAATTCCTGGTCGCGGCCGCAACGGATGGAGGTGGACAGCCGTTCTGCTTTGTTCACTACGACCGTGCCGGCAACGGGCTCTGGATGTACTCCTCCGACGTTGGATTCTTCACAGGACCGGTTACGCCCGGGGTGGCGTCGAGTGTATTGAGCAGTTCCGCCTGCTCAGTGAACACGGCGGGTACGACGGTACAGAATTCGGCCGGCAACCTCGTGCTCAACGTGCCGGTGACCCTGAAGCCGCCAATGAGCGGGGCGAAGTTCACCTATATGAGAACGCAGGACGCACTGAACAGAGATACAGGCTGGCTCCAGAAGGGGACCTGGGCCATTCCATAGGTCATTGGTCCTGGGGCTGCGCAGTCTGCCATACGCGAGCGGCGGGGTGGCGGCCGTGTCGCAGAACTTAGCGCAAATGGATTGGGCGTGTGTCCGCAGGCCATGCAAGCAGAGTCACTGTCCCACCGCCAGCTTGTTCCCCAGCGGCGTGAAGGCACCCTGAAAGCTGCATAGCAGCGCATGGTCTCCCGCCGGTGCGCTGGCCGGGATGCGCATGTCCATCACTGTCAGGCCAGGACTGATGAGCGCCGGAGTCACCCGGATGGTGTACTCCCCAAAGAAACATGACGCGGGTCTCAGGTACGTCCCTACCTGCTTCGCTGACCCCTCCGTCAACGCCTCAGTCGGCAGCCCAAACCCCGTAGCCCACAGCCGCACCGTCTCGCCCGGCTTCGCCGGAGTCGTGCACCCGGAAGGGCATAGCTCTCGTGAGCCCACCAGGCTTCCGTCAAGGCGCGTCGCCACCACGTCGCCCCGCGCACTGAACAACGCCAGCGACGGAGCCAGCGACTCCTTTGTCACGAAATACGGCCAGCTCGTCAGGGTGCCGTTCGTCACCGTCAGCGGAAGCGTCGCCGCAGAATTGTCAAGAGTGGTGAGCACATCGATCTGGTCCTGGCCGCACTCCGGTGTCGTGGCCACGCTGCACATCGACCACACGTAGAGCGGCCGGAAGTTCAGGTTCACGCTCACGTTGCCCAGTTTCACCGGCATCGACCCGGCGGCGATCTCAGGCGAATCCACCCAGGTGAGGCCGCCCGCCTGCGTTGTCGCCGGTACCAGATTCTCGCCCCTGATCTGCAGCCATGCGTTGGTGCCTACGCGGTCCGGGCGGCCCACCATTTCCACACTGGTGATCACGGGTGCGTTCTTCGGCGGTGTCGTGGGCTGCACGACCCGGCCACTCACCACCCACTGATAGCCCCCGCCCGCTGTCTCGGTGACATTGATTGTCAGGTAACCGGTGGCGTGAGCGAACGCTCCGCCCGCTCCGGTCAGGTTCGTCCCCACCTGGGCCGGTGCTTTGGCGCCCACAAAGGCTGCGGTCGTGTTGAAGCTATCCTTGTCGTTGAGAACCCAGGTAGCGGCGTATTGTTGCAGGTCAGTCGAATCGCGCCACCGTGTCAGGTTCACAGTGACGTTCCCGAACGGAGCGAAGGTTCCAGTGCCCGTCAGCCGGTTCCCGTTCCTGAACTTGGCGGCCGGCACCTGCAGGTTGGAGTTCTTCAACTGGATGGTCCGGACGTTGCCGCCGGCCGAGATGTCCAGGCCGGCCGTCAGGGTCCAGTTCTCTGTCCCCGAATCCTGGCTCAGGCGGACCTGCGCCGTGCCCCGCGCGTCCTGGTAGGCGCCTGTACCGCCTGTTATCACGGCTGGTCCGGCATATTGCAGCGGCGTCAACTCCGCCGAATCGAACTGAAACACCAACCGGTCCTGCCGGTTGAACGCCATTGTCACCGTCCCGCGTCCCGGTCCCGAACCCGTCCCCACCGTGCCGCGCGGCGCGCTGGTGAACTGCGAGATATCCATTTGGAGCGAGACTGTGCCCAGTTGTTCCACCCGCCCGGCCCCGACGTAGGTTCGCGGAGCCTCCTCCGGACCAGCCGGAGCCGCGAAGTCGATCGTCCCCGAAACATCCGTGAGCTTTGTCTGCCCCTGCGCCGCAATGCCCACAACTGCGGCGAAGACCAAAACTGTCCTTCGCTCGAACCTCATTCGCCTCCGCACTGTCCTACTCCGAGCCGTCCCCGATGCGCCCGATCCTGTCTGTAAACCGGCCGTTGAACCTGCCGCCGTTCATGGATCCGCAGATGAGGCTGTCCGCCCCTACCCGTGCCCCCAGCGCACGACAGCAGCCGCAGAATGTAACGAACCGCACAGATCAGGAATGGGCTCCTCGAGTTGAGATGAATTCTAGCATTCCGGCGCCCGCCCGGATTTCCCGAGTGATGTCTTTGGGGCCCGAAGATAGCTGCAGTGCCCTGGTTCGCCGCTGGCGCGCATGCTCACCGGCCGAGGGCTCCTTCATGACGAGCGGTTGTCGATGGACATCCCCCATTGGTATCGGAGCGGCGGGCTGCGTGTAACAACCGTGACGCGCATCGCCATGTGGGAGCGGTGGAGGAAGGCGACGCGCGTGTGTCCTTCTCCAGGAAATTTTGTTGCCGGGAATGAGCCGCATCGCTGGCCCAAGAGGTGGTGTGTATGGATAATTGCATAATCACCATGAATCGCGAATCCTCCTGGGATGAAGTAGAAGCGATCTTCGCTGCGGCATTGGAGCGACCGGACACAGAACGGGAGGCATTCCTCGCCGACCGTTGCGGGGCAGACTCTGACACCGCATCCGCGGTGCGGAAGTTGTTGAAGGCCCGGGACCGGATGGGCGACTTTCTGCAGGCGCCGATGCTGGACTTCCGCGGCCAGCTCTTTGGCGCATACCGGGCGATCGAGGAGATCGGCCGCGGCGGCATGAGCGTAGTTTACCGGGGCGAGAGGGCCGATGGGCATTTTGAGAAGCCGACGGCGATCAAGGTGCTGCTCGTTCAAGCCACCTCCGCGCCGGAGACGAGGATTCTGGCCTCGCTGGAACACCCGCACATCGCCCGGTTGCTGGATGCCGGGATCACGGCGATTGGGTTCCGCTACCTGGTGATGGAACTGGTGCATGGGGTCCCGCTCACCGAGTACCAGGGGGCGGCCACCGTGGCTGAGAAGCTGCGACTGTTCCTGCAGGCCTGCAGCGGCGTGCAGGCCGCCCATCAGGCCCTGATCGTCCACCGCGACCTGAAGCCCGCCAATATCCTGGTGACGGCGGAAGGCACCGTCAAACTGCTCGACTTCGGCATCGGCAAAGTGTTGCAGCCGGCCGCCGAGGAGCAGACGTCGGGGCCGCGCGCTTACACCATGGACTATGCCAGCCCGGAGCAGATTCTCGGGTATCCGGCCAGCACCACCAACGATGTTTATTCCTTGGGCGTGCTGCTCTGCGAACTGGTGGGGGGACGGCTGCCGCGCCAGTTGTCTGAGTTGCCGTTGGACGAGGCCTTGCGCCGGCTGAAGGATGAAAACCCGCCGCTGCCACTAGAGGGAGACCTGGCGTTGATTGCAAGGAAAGCAATGCGCGCCGAGCCTGCCGAAAGGTATGAGTCGGCTGGGGCGCTGGCGCGCGATGTGGAGCGGTATCTGCAAGGACAGCCGGTGGAAGCCCGGGCCGCCACATGGAGCTACCGGGCCGGCAAGTTCGTCAAACGGCACCGCTACGCCGTGGCCGGGGTGAGCCTGACGCTTGTGTCGCTGGGCGCAAGCACAGCCTACGCGCTACGTCAGGCGGAATTGGCGGAGACGCGATTTGAACAGGTCCGCAGCCTGTCACGCTCAGTGCTGTTTGACTTGCACGATGCCGTGAGCCCCCTGCCCGGTTCACTGGCAGCGCGCAAGCAGATTGTGGACAGCAGCCTGAAGTACCTGGACGCGCTCGCCAGCGACGGCAGCGCCAAGGAGGATGTCCAACTCGATGTGGCCCGGGGCTACCTGAGGCTCTCGGATATCGAGGGCAAGGATCTGGGCGGCTTCAGCCTGGGGCGCTCGGCCGAGGCTTCACTTCACGCGCAGAAAGCGGTGGAGATCGCCCGCCGGGCGGTGGCGCAGCACGGCGCCAGCATCCAGGCCCGCGCCGTGTTGGTGGATGCGCTGGATTTCTCCACCACGGCATTCCTGCTCAGAGGGGAGGCGGAAAAGGCCATTCCCCTGGCGGAGGAGGGCGTCCGGCAAGCCGAGCATCTTCTGGCCGCGGCGCCACAGTGGGTGGAAGCCCAGTTGAGGCTGGCGACGGCGACCAAGCAACTGGCCAACGCCTATCAACGAGGCGGCAAGAAGGAGCAGGCTGTCGCACTGTTCCGCCGTTCGATTGAGATGCGGAAGCGGCTGCTGGATGACGCACCAAATGATCTCCACCGGATGCAGCGCTACGGCGAGGCGAACAACTGGCTGGCGGCTGCGCTGTTTGAGGGCAAGGACTATGCAGGGGCCGAGGTAGCCGTCCGGGAGGCACTGCGGATGAGTGAGCAGCTCGCTTCGAAGGATCGCAGGCAATACGGAGCCAATCTGTCGAGCGATGCCCTGCTGTTGTCGAATCTGCACCTCCGGGCAAAACGGTACGGAGAGGCTGTGGAACTGATGAAGCGTGTCCTGGCCATCCGGGAGGAGGTTGCCGCGGCGGAGCCGAACAGCGTCCTGGCGGCTATGCGGGTGGCTGCGGCCTTTGACCGGATCCAGAACGCCTACCGCAAATGGGGGCGCCTCCCCGAGGCCCTGGAAGCGGGCGAGACGGCGCTGAGCAGGGTGCGAAAGATCCGCGAGATCGATCCAGCCAACGCGTCCGCCAACCAGGAACTGGTCTACGCCATGGTCGACCTGGCGCTGACCCGGAAAGCCGCGGGCCAGGAGCAGAAAGCCTGCGAGCTGGCGCAGGAGGCGCTCCGTTTCATGAAGACGCCGCCCAAGGGCATGAGCTCGTCGGTGGGCGCCAGCGTGAAGGAAGCGGAGAAGATTGCGGAGAAGTGCGGCGGATCACTCGCCAGGGGTAAGCGTTGAGGACAGCCGGGCGAACAGCCAGGTGCGGGCAAACTCCCAATCGCGTTTGACTGTGGCCAGGGACACTTCAAGCACCTCGGCAACCTCCTGCAATTCCAAGCCGCCGAAGAAACGCATTTCCACGACCCTGGCTTTGCGCTCGTCGTGCAGGGCCAATTCCCGCA encodes the following:
- a CDS encoding serine/threonine-protein kinase is translated as MDNCIITMNRESSWDEVEAIFAAALERPDTEREAFLADRCGADSDTASAVRKLLKARDRMGDFLQAPMLDFRGQLFGAYRAIEEIGRGGMSVVYRGERADGHFEKPTAIKVLLVQATSAPETRILASLEHPHIARLLDAGITAIGFRYLVMELVHGVPLTEYQGAATVAEKLRLFLQACSGVQAAHQALIVHRDLKPANILVTAEGTVKLLDFGIGKVLQPAAEEQTSGPRAYTMDYASPEQILGYPASTTNDVYSLGVLLCELVGGRLPRQLSELPLDEALRRLKDENPPLPLEGDLALIARKAMRAEPAERYESAGALARDVERYLQGQPVEARAATWSYRAGKFVKRHRYAVAGVSLTLVSLGASTAYALRQAELAETRFEQVRSLSRSVLFDLHDAVSPLPGSLAARKQIVDSSLKYLDALASDGSAKEDVQLDVARGYLRLSDIEGKDLGGFSLGRSAEASLHAQKAVEIARRAVAQHGASIQARAVLVDALDFSTTAFLLRGEAEKAIPLAEEGVRQAEHLLAAAPQWVEAQLRLATATKQLANAYQRGGKKEQAVALFRRSIEMRKRLLDDAPNDLHRMQRYGEANNWLAAALFEGKDYAGAEVAVREALRMSEQLASKDRRQYGANLSSDALLLSNLHLRAKRYGEAVELMKRVLAIREEVAAAEPNSVLAAMRVAAAFDRIQNAYRKWGRLPEALEAGETALSRVRKIREIDPANASANQELVYAMVDLALTRKAAGQEQKACELAQEALRFMKTPPKGMSSSVGASVKEAEKIAEKCGGSLARGKR